The stretch of DNA TTTTCCAACTAAGTACTCCCATTGAtgcttttaatattttacgACGTGTTGGTACTAAAAAACAAAGAACAGTATCTTATAGAGACAAAAGAGCTCAGTTGTTAGGAGAAGAAGCAATATTTAAATGTAATGAAGTAGGTATTGATGTAATAATTATCtattaattatctattattatgtaataattatCTACTAATTAAAAGATTAAGTATATATCcaaatttgattttatttaaaacTCCACAGAGCTTCGAACTTTTATAATTTCTGGGTATCTCAGGAACGTACCATTATCAGTTAATGGTTTAGTTCATATACCTGAATTGGGAGATTTTCAAATGTCTCAAATTGATGCACCTGAAGATCCATATCCAGTGGAGAAAAAGTTGAGGAAACATTGTAATGCAATAGACGATGAACCATCCATGCGGGTTCTTGAACGCGCAGATCCAGGGAAACAAGTAATttcatgaaataaaataaaactttgAACTTTTAAAAGCGCTAatcaattttcttaattttttaggaatccTTCGAAAGTGAAAATATACATGACCCTATGGATGCTGAACAAACTTGGCCTACAGAAGAGGAATTAGCCGAAGCTAAAGCTCAAAGGAAAAAAATTGTAAAGAGAGTTCCAAAAGGAACTTCTGAATATCAAGCAGCTTGGATTCCTGATGAGGATGGAGGTATTTGTTTTTTAGTCATAAATTAAATTTGGAGATATATATTATTCTTTGCTTGCATTTTGTAGAGGAATTGAGTGAGTGCTCGAACGATGAATCAGAAGACGAGGAAGAGTACGAGACAATTACTGTGTCCCAAATTCCTGATGAACGATACGATCAGAATATCGATATgacagaagaaaaagaagcaatGGAAAACTTGAAGAGTATGTTTgtcgaatatatgtatattacattattgAATATGTATTATTGAAATCCTTAaccataattttttaaatatagacgCAAAATTAGACGCAAAATTTCCTGACGAAGTAAATACACCTCAAGATATGTTAGCAAAACAGAGGTTTCAGAAATATCGTGGACTTGAATCATTCAGAACAAGTCCGTGGGATCCGGAAGAAAACCTTCCTACTGATTACGCtagaatatatatgtcgggttggcgttaagatttgagttagggttgagggcgtgaaacgaatccctattggcgctagacgtgatcattatgcaatagaggagatatttactagtgcaaatatgactatgatggaattggacaagtaatcggataattaggtactcgagaagctaatgacaatgatcctagtctcaataacgaatccgcggtcaacgggatgacgaactctacttttcttcagcgtctaagttgtactcaatgttaatgcatggggcaatcactatgtatctgagagttacttgaatcgtctttgagatcgtacgggagagtgcctctccgtctcgacgatgccgtcgaggaaaactataatgggtgtgtctaaggacatgagatcctcggattcgtcaaagaaagctttcgttccaaaggtgagggaaattagcgctgttgctaattggttgatctccatatcggcgttttgaaagagatgctggccgcccttgaggggaggttgttgacggggggcatcgttcgtggaagatagatttctcctatcttcccgtaattgcaacaaagactgcttgtccatatgaaggactttgcttgactaaatcttaagatttattgcggatcctcacgttagctaaacatatactgcggaggtatgttgacatctggagatcatcttacccggaggatagaatctgcgtgtggcgagccacgggacagaaaccattgaaatatttactgccgcgtgtcgctacgactatttcttttaaggagaggtatagagttactctgtgcctttgttagataaaacgttcatccctttgaccgcggctacgttcggcgactgattgtcgcctcgagcccaagctcacgatcataaatctcgaacaatcggagcggcatttgtttaatctaagttacaacgttacggtattcccgcgaatccaaggagaggttccggtgttctttcatctccgacatataaatttgaaaattttgattGAACGCTAAAACGAATATTTAAAGAATCGCAGGAAATAGAGGGTGCTATGGTATAAAcatttgattaattaaaaactaATTATCTATTCATgctaaattatacaaatatttttagcCTGGTTGGTATATCACAATTCACGTTGCAAATGTACTTGTAGATGCATTTTCTTCATTGGGAAATCATCCATTAATTGTATTTGGTTTACTACCGAACGAGCACAAAATTTCTGTCTCAAATGTGACATTAAAACATACAGATCAAACATACAGTCCGGTGAAATCTAAAGGAAAATTGATATTTCAATGTGGATTTAGAAGATTCACTGCGTGCCCAATATTTAGTCAACACACAAACGGAAACAAACATAAAGCATGTATTATATTCTGTGAGATTTTAATATACTTTACATATATCTTGTTACCaagtgtttcaaccgttcgcggagagacgcgatcgcgagataacgcgtcaacgagagtcgtaaattctcgttacgattaaacaatcgacgtcacgaactgattgatcccctatttctattatgaGAATAGAGATGGTTGGAATGAGTGCATACGGAAAACTACATTGgatttgttaataaaagtttaataataagtaaaaaggcaacaatttcagtcaacgatcaacgattaacaattaagacgaaaatataacaattaaggTTTTGTTAgtggtttgcttataacgagacctttcgtatgtcacgtaaaataaaaaacagggggctcgaacgaaaagaaaaaattaaggtaacaaaaaaaaaaaaaaaaaaaaacaagagaatttatttcttgtattctgaatttacactgactgcgattttgttctgagctccagccgtgactttccaagactgaagctcttacagtttgactttcggtagcatctgtttcttctttgtttgtcatccctcaatatccccactaccctgtaggcgtacgtgaccgttgtcacgcttctagaacatttggtggaaggaccgttaggatacagatgactcataggcacttcggcgatatacattgtcgccaaggccgtcacatctctatctccagtTCTGTCtgtgcaggcgacctaaacggacgtgcgaaatagtgctccagtgaaagtgcggcaagaaggaagagaaagcgtcaaagtaaacgcccatcgacaaaacgtggaatcaagcagattccaccaataaaaataaccaactcaggagaaacatattttataaatagagctacagattctacatatgtagagaaaaaagacgataacATGGAAATATCGCAAGTCGACGACGAGGACAATGAACCAACACAGcacgaagaaagctggacgatGGCAACTTCCAGTAAAAAACGCAAGGTAACCCCGTTCGCAAGCGGTAGGAAAACCGAAACACtggaaaaaaaacaatggcttcaggatatcaaactgcataattcatttagcgcactgccagaagagatAGCAACGGACCCAgtggaaagtccgacaaaccgcattccAAACTACCACCAATATACATAGATgagaaaataattgaccccctcattgaactgcaaaacaacactgcagggaaagataactatgttatcaaacagataaaaatagaccaggtgaaagtgcaaaccaacaccccagacacATTCAGAAAAGCGACAAGGTCACTAAAGGATAAAAATGCAGCGTATCACACCTACTAGCTCAAatccgacaaaagctacaaagcagtaatcaggggattacacccaaaaacaaataccgacaAAATAAGCGAAGAACTAGCAAAattcggacaccaggtaaggtcaataaacaacataaacaagtatgataccaaacaaccattaccgctattcctagtcgaactagaacctagaaacaataacaaagacatatacgatatagaaaaattactaaacacaatagtaaaagtggagccacctagacataaaaaagatatcccacaatgcataaggtgccagcaatacggccacacaaaaaactattgcaatagaaccccggcatgcgttaaatgcgcaaaaaaatcatcttacgatacactgcccatccacgggaaaaatagaggaggttagatgctataactgcaacggaaaacacccagttatgaaggttgcgaagctaggaaacaattacaacgcaaactgttcccgcccccgAAACAGGACAAACAATAACATACAagtccaacaggacagcacaaaacccgaaacaataccaaatacagagcacgcaataaacactaaacacatcagcaccaacacctttggtagtctaagctacgcgcaagtaaccagccaatcgacacacacagacaaccaataccacaacaTTAGTAACAACGACACTGCAGAAAttaaagaactgctcaaacaatccatcaagaacaccgaaatgctaaccagaatgataagcgaacaaaacgcagtactcagacagcaaacccaacaaatcacagtcatgctacaactgcttacagacgtgctaagcaaaaaataaaaacggacacgttaaaaatagcagcctggaattCAAAcagcctacaacaacgggcccttgaaattaaaacattcatatacaataacaatatagacatactacttgtctcagaaacacacttcactacaaaaagctacatgaaaataccatactacaccatatatgataccaaacacctctcaggaaaagctcacggagggacagcagtgatagtcagaaacgatatcaaacattatctacacagccaagttaataaggaatatttacaagcaaccaccgttacagttcaaactagcagcaactacttccagttgtcagcagtatatgtgcctccgcgacacaaagtaacatcacaaatgtgggaagaatacttccaggacctaggggacaagtacatcgcagcgggagactacaactcaaagcacacgctatggggatcaagaaacactacacctcgaggcagaacactggaaaaatacattagaaataataacctcaatatattattcacaggaacaccgacatattggccgactgacctgaataaaaaaccagatcttctggactttgcagttacaaggggactaaacacaaacaaactaaaaataacacctaacctcgagctcagctccgatcatacacccataataattgaatacgaaaacaaaccaatactttatagcaaacgagaaacactatgcaataaatccaaatggcaaactttcaaagaaataatagaaagcaaaataaactgcaacatcccgttgaaaactcctgaacacatagaacaggcagtagcaacattgacagcaactattcaagaagcagcaaggacaaccactacacccgaatcaaccagcagacaaacaataacaattcctcaagaaatactcgacaaaattagagaaaaaagaaaagcgaaagcaaaatggcaaaaacacagaactcgagaaaaaaaaacacctaaacaaacttgcaaaggaaataaaaaacaaaataaaggagcacaacaataacgaattcgcaaagttcatagggacactctctacacacgagaacaccaactactcactatggaaagccatgaaaaaaataaagaagccaataatacccgtcccagcaatcagaaaagcagataacacatgggcaagaagcaacgaagaacaaggtGAAGAATTCTcgaaccacctctgcaacacattcacaccacacattatcaacaacagcaacctcaaaagtcatacggaggaggatgcgcaaaccactattatcacaaccgacaaggaatacaccatacctaagacaacagcacaagaaattagaaacataattgataaaacaaaaaacaacaaagcaccaggaatcgacctaatcaatggcaaaatcttgaaaaaccttccgcccaaagcaataagactaatgacaataatattcaatgcaattctaagaattcaatatttccccaaaccatggaaattagcacagatcaaaatgttacataaaccaggcaaagacccacaccaaactgcatcttacagaccaatattactgtttccagtattttccaaaatactggaaaaaataatatattgccggataaaaacaataatagagataaaaaaactaataccggaacaccaatttggtttcagaaacaaacactccatgatagagcaaatgcacagacTTATAAACGAAGTAataatagcactagaaaacaaggaatactgcacagccctctttatggacatagagaaagcatttaataaaattaaccatgaaagtctactacaaacaattaggaaacaaatcctggagcaaatacaccaattaataaaatcttacaGAACCTATACTGtaatacagtataacgttatacgttataacggaacagtatataacgttatgcgctatatagtaatactatataacgttatacgttataacgtaatagtatataacgttacacgttattacgtaagagtatagaacgttatacgttattacgtaatagtatgtaacgttatgcgttagaacgtaatagtatataacgttttacgttatatggtaatactgttacgttttcgttatttgaatttgaaaatttgaaactatTTGAAATCTAATCTCGACAAATTTGCTaagaatcttttttttttattatatatgtcgaagatgaaagaacaccggaacccctccttggattcgctggaataccgtaacgttgtaacttagattaaacaaatgccgctccgattgttcgagatttatgatcgtgagcttgggctcgaggcgacaatcagtcgccgaacgtagccgcggtcaaagggatgaacgttttgtctaacaaaggcatgaagtaattctatagctctccttaaaagaaatacttgggacagggcacgacggtaaacgtttcaatggtttctgccccgtggctcgccacacgcagactttgtccttcgggtaagacgattgccagatgccaacgcatcttcacagtatatgtttagctgggcgaggacccgctacgaatattaaatttcaattacacaaagtctctcaaatagacaaatggcctgtgccccgactacgggaagataagagaaatctatccttccacgaacgacgcttctcgctagcaactttccccaaggacggctaatatctttctctaaccaccaacatggaaattgaccaattaacagcaacgtcaatttccctcacccttcgagcgaagacttttctccgcgaatccgatgatctcgtgcccttaggcacacccatcatagttttcttcgacagcgtcaccgcgaccgagagtcactctctagtgcgatctcatcagtaatcgacctgtctttcgtatacgaaataatggcccccgtgctctaacatatagtgtaacttagacgcaaacgaagggtaaagtccagtatccgttgaccgcggaaacgttgccggagccgagaccattgtcatagtgccgcgaatatcgaaatcttgcgattatctatcgacgctgtaaatctccctaatttgtgtcaataaactcaaccattgttacaccgcacctatggctaattccaacgaagattcaccgaacacccccacccccaatcctgacgtgcgtccgacatcagaagtgggattcgAATCGGTTATGACGGTGAACGGAATGAGGGCCATTTTGCGCGGCCTAGTGGAGGAGCTGAATTTGAAGCCGAGTGCGGAACCTACCAAAACTGTGCTACCGGACTCTAATCCCGACATTC from Bombus affinis isolate iyBomAffi1 chromosome 3, iyBomAffi1.2, whole genome shotgun sequence encodes:
- the LOC126914252 gene encoding pre-rRNA-processing protein TSR1 homolog; the protein is MGTTKQEVHRPGAFKQVNKPYKTGRHRSKGSISSEVKEDVDTDNILFVITKADESTTMISSSPLVVVHVFYNNVPRFKQRFSIVVAPVGNLFATLDIAKTATTVLFVASATNKSDNSPRLEVLDDWRKEIIMPCVAQGLTTLLRALTNVENLHIKKRQDFKSHVQYELCKWPPKEEVFQLSTPIDAFNILRRVGTKKQRTVSYRDKRAQLLGEEAIFKCNEVGIDLRTFIISGYLRNVPLSVNGLVHIPELGDFQMSQIDAPEDPYPVEKKLRKHCNAIDDEPSMRVLERADPGKQESFESENIHDPMDAEQTWPTEEELAEAKAQRKKIVKRVPKGTSEYQAAWIPDEDGEELSECSNDESEDEEEYETITVSQIPDERYDQNIDMTEEKEAMENLKNAKLDAKFPDEVNTPQDMLAKQRFQKYRGLESFRTSPWDPEENLPTDYARIYMSGWR